The region CCTTCTGTCCCATACTGTAAGCCGCATAAGCCATCAGCCCCGCCAAAGGAAGCGTGGACATAATCGTAATCGGGGTAAAGAACCCCAGAAACGCAATGGTCGCAGCCACTATGTATAGAAGCTTCGGATAGGACAGCAATTGTCCGGTCAGATCCTCGGCCAGATTGCCCTCCGAAGCCGCACGGGTAACGATGAGACCGGAAGCCGTGGAGATCAGCAAGGCCGGAATCTGGCTGACCAGACCGTCACCGATAGTCAGGACAGAGTAGGTTGAGAGTGCTGTCTGGAACGACATACCATGAACGGTCATACCGATAATGAAGCCGCCGATCAGGTTGATAATGAGGATGATGATACTGGCAATGGCGTCCCCTTTAACGAACTTACTCGCACCATCCATGGCTCCGAAGAAATCCGCCTCGCGTTCGACATTACGGCGGCGTTCCCGTGCCTGCTGCTCATTTATCATCCCCGCATTCAGATCCGCGTCAATACTCATCTGCTTACCGGGCATCGCATCCAGCGTGAAGCGGGCGCCTACCTCGGCCACGCGCTCCGAACCCTTGGTGATAACAATGAACTGAACCACAACCAGGATCAGAAAGACAATGAACCCGATAGCGATCTGTCCCCTGGCAATCCAGCTTCCGAAGGTCGCTACGACCTCCCCGGCATGGCCATCAGCCAGAATCAGCTTGGTTGTTGACAGGTTCAGCGCTAAGCGGAACAGCGTTGTGATCAGGAGCAGTGAAGGAAATATTGAGAACTGCAACGGATCTCTGGTATTCATGGCGACCAATATAATGGTCAGGGCTATCGAGATATTGACAATTAACAGTACATCCAAAAGCCAGACAGGGATGGGCAGAATCATCATAAGCACAATACCGATAATGCCCAGTAGAACTGTTAGATCTTTAGCTTTCAATGTCCTTAACCTCCCCCGGCTTATCTCCTCTTGCCTTTAAGCTTATATACATAGGCCAGCACTTCGGCAACTGCCTGGAACAGATCGGCCGGCACTACATCACCGATCTCCGCTCTCTGGAACAATGCCCGTGCCAGCGGCTTATTCTCCATCGTTACAACACCATGCTCCTTGGCCAGTTCCCTGATGCGGAGTGCCACATAATCCTGGCCCTTGGCTATAATCTGAGGAGCCTCCATTGTGGAACCGTCATACTTCAGGGCGACTGCAAAATGGGTCGGGTTCGTGATGATAACATCAGCCTTGGGGACCTCCTGCATCATCCGCTGCATCGCCATTCTGCGCTGACGTTCCCTGATCTTGCCTTTGATGATGGGGTCGCCCTCCATCTTTTTGTACTCATCCTTAATGTCCTGCTTGGACATCTTGAGACTCTTCTCATGCTCGTATTTCTGATAGATATAGTCCAGTACAGCCATTATAAAAAGAGCCGCTGCAATCTTGATGCCCAGGCTCATGGTCAGCTTCGCAACGAAGGCGTATGCCCCTTCCGCATCGACATGCGAGAGGCGTGCAAAACTCTCCTTCTGTCCCCAAAGCGTACTGTAAACCAGATAGGCAATCAGGATGAGCTTAAAGATAGATTTGAGGAACTCTACTACGGAACGCATGGAAAAAATATTTTTGAAGCCTTTGATGGGGTTGATCTTGCTGAACTTAGGCGTAATTCCTTCGCCTGAAGCCATGAAGCCTACCTGTGCGAAATTAGCCACGAGCGCCAGCAGGAAGGTGATGCCCAGCAGCGGAGCGAGCAGAATGAGGATCTGCAGCCCGTACTGGTTAAACAGCGTAGAGATATTCTCCGGTGTTACCTCAAGCATCATCCGGTTCTGGAACACATCTGTGTAGAGCTTGATAAACCGTTCTTTCATGAAGCCGCCGAAGACGCTCAGTGACAGCAACGCCGAGAAGAGGACCACTGCGCCTGACATTTCAGCACTTTTGGCAACCTGCCCCTTCTTGCGGGCATCCTGCCGTTTCTTTGGAGTGGCTTTCTCTGTCTTATCTCCCCCGAACAGCTGAAGGTTCAGTTTGTATCTTGCCTGTTTTGCCAAGACAATCTCTCCTTACCGTAGCCTAAGGACTCTTCCCAATGAGGCCAAGCAAGTTGTGCATGGACTCGAACATAATCTCGAAGAGATTCTGGAACAGCGCAGCCATCCCCGGCATCAGTATAAGAAGCAGCGCCAGACCGATAATGA is a window of Paenibacillus sp. FSL H3-0469 DNA encoding:
- the flhB gene encoding flagellar biosynthesis protein FlhB translates to MAKQARYKLNLQLFGGDKTEKATPKKRQDARKKGQVAKSAEMSGAVVLFSALLSLSVFGGFMKERFIKLYTDVFQNRMMLEVTPENISTLFNQYGLQILILLAPLLGITFLLALVANFAQVGFMASGEGITPKFSKINPIKGFKNIFSMRSVVEFLKSIFKLILIAYLVYSTLWGQKESFARLSHVDAEGAYAFVAKLTMSLGIKIAAALFIMAVLDYIYQKYEHEKSLKMSKQDIKDEYKKMEGDPIIKGKIRERQRRMAMQRMMQEVPKADVIITNPTHFAVALKYDGSTMEAPQIIAKGQDYVALRIRELAKEHGVVTMENKPLARALFQRAEIGDVVPADLFQAVAEVLAYVYKLKGKRR